The following proteins are encoded in a genomic region of Hypanus sabinus isolate sHypSab1 chromosome 19, sHypSab1.hap1, whole genome shotgun sequence:
- the trnt1 gene encoding CCA tRNA nucleotidyltransferase 1, mitochondrial, whose amino-acid sequence MWRRAVRVGVVSWALRRGLFTMQLKTVEFESLFTDGLKCVAELFGKNNHELRIAGGAVRDLLSGKQPEDVDFATTATPEHMKDLFQAAGIRMINNKGEKHGTITARVHNQNFEITTLRVDVATDGRHAEVEFTTDWQTDAERRDLTINSMFLGLDGTLYDYFNGYEDLKNKKVRFVGDPAQRIQEDYLRIMRYFRFYGKIAKELGDHDPKTLKSIKQHAKGMAGISGERIWFELKKTLVGNHIAHLVSLMYELDVAQYIGLPVINGNLGELNRVCKNVQHHCPKPMTVLSALFRTQDDVLRLDLRLKISKEEKQLGLFLVKHRRDLIKSDGSDPLKPYRDFIIDSREPDMQNKVCELLKYQGEEKLLKEMEQWSIPRFPVSGHDLRRIGIVSGKEIGTMLQELRDKWKQSGYLMDKEELLSFVKSP is encoded by the exons ATGTGGAGACGGGCTGTGCGTGTCGGGGTTGTGAGTTGGGCTCTACGGCGAGGCCTGTTCACCATGCAGCTGAAGACGGTGGAGTTTGAGTCGCTGTTTACCGATGGCCTGAAGTGTGTGGCAG AATTGTTCGGTAAAAACAACCACGAGTTGAGAATAGCTGGCGGCGCCGTCAGGGATTTGCTAAGCGGGAAGCAGCCCGAAGACGTGGACTTCGCCACCACGGCCACCCCTGAACATATGAAAGATTTGTTTCAAGCTGCTGGCATTCGGATGATCAACAACAAAGGGGAGAAGCATGGCACCATTACTGCAAGA GTGCATAATCAGAACTTTGAGATTACTACATTGCGAGTTGATGTTGCAACAGATGGAAGGCATGCTGAAGTAGAGTTTACAACAGATTGGCAGACAGATGCGGAACGAAGAGACCTTACAATCAACTCCATGTTTTTAG GCCTTGATGGTACTTTGTATGATTATTTCAATGGTTATGAGGATCTGAAAAACAAGAAAGTCCGATTTGTTGGTGATCCAGCACAAAGGATACAAGAAGACTATTTGAGAATAATGCGATATTTTAG GTTTTATGGCAAGATTGCTAAAGAATTGGGAGACCATGATCCCAAGACACTAAAGTCGATAAAACAACATGCAAAGggcatggctggaatttctggcgaAAGAATCTGGTTTGAGCTGAAGAAAACTTTAGTTGGAAATCATATTGCTCACCTTGTCAGTCTAATGTATGAACTGGATGTAGCTCAGTATATTG GATTACCAGTTATTAATGGCAACCTGGGGGAACTGAACAGGGTATGCAAAAATGTGCAGCATCATTGTCCAAAACCCATGACAGTTCTCTCAGCATTGTTTCGAACACAAGATGATGTTCTAAGACTTGACTTAAGGCTAAagatttcaaaagaagaaaagcaACTTGGCTTATTCCTAGTTAAGCATCGAAGAGATTTGATAAAATCTGATGGTTCTGATCCATTAAAACCTTATAGAGATTTCATTATTGAT TCCAGAGAACCAGATATGCAAAACAAAGTGTGTGAGTTGCTGAAGTACCAAGGAGAGGAGAAGTTACTGAAGGAAATGGAGCAATGGTCCATACCACGCTTTCCTGTCAGTGGCCATGATCTACGAAGAATAGGAATAGTTTCTGGAAAGGAAATTGGGACAATGTTGCAAGAACTTAGGGATAAGTGGAAACAAAGTGGTTACCTGATGGATAAGGAAGAACTATTGAGTTTTGTAAAAAGTCCTTGA